A genomic segment from Deferribacterota bacterium encodes:
- a CDS encoding PHB depolymerase family esterase translates to MNSKKIVLPTLQLAVIAFLLVLVCFNSINALSNQVGDHTGSITWEGLERTYLVHIPPSYGKNKSMPLLIALHGGGGTSKSMVNITEGGLNTLADKEGFIVVYPDGFDKHWNDGRSREETRYKTQEENIDDVGFISTLISYFIKELNIDSKRVYVTGMSNGAMMSYRLACELAEKIAAVAPVAGNMPQNLSLTCSPSKPISVLAINNVNDPLMPLEGGDVTLPFGSIKLGKVLSVSEMVMFWVNHNHCSSQPLISYEPDKDPQDGTRVKKEVYDRCKDGTEVILYAIEGGGHTWPDGWQYLPERVVGKTSKDIDANEVIWNFFKKHMR, encoded by the coding sequence ATGAACAGTAAGAAAATAGTTTTACCTACTTTACAGCTTGCAGTTATTGCGTTCTTATTAGTTTTAGTTTGCTTTAATAGTATTAATGCCTTAAGTAATCAAGTCGGTGATCATACAGGCTCAATAACTTGGGAGGGATTAGAGCGAACCTATCTTGTTCACATTCCACCTTCGTATGGTAAAAACAAATCCATGCCGCTTTTAATTGCCCTTCATGGCGGTGGTGGAACAAGTAAAAGTATGGTAAACATCACAGAAGGTGGTTTAAACACACTGGCTGACAAAGAGGGTTTCATTGTTGTTTATCCTGATGGGTTTGATAAACACTGGAATGATGGACGGAGTAGAGAAGAGACAAGATATAAGACGCAGGAAGAGAACATAGATGATGTCGGTTTTATATCAACCTTGATAAGCTATTTTATAAAAGAACTAAACATAGATTCAAAACGTGTTTATGTCACCGGTATGTCAAATGGGGCAATGATGTCTTATCGCCTTGCCTGCGAGTTGGCTGAAAAAATAGCTGCAGTTGCACCTGTTGCCGGAAATATGCCACAAAATTTATCTCTCACTTGTTCACCTTCAAAGCCAATTTCAGTGTTGGCAATCAATAATGTCAATGACCCTCTAATGCCCTTGGAGGGAGGGGATGTTACATTACCATTTGGTTCGATTAAACTGGGAAAGGTGTTGTCAGTATCAGAAATGGTTATGTTCTGGGTAAATCATAATCATTGCTCTTCACAACCCTTAATTAGTTATGAACCAGACAAAGACCCACAGGACGGCACACGAGTAAAAAAGGAAGTGTATGATAGATGTAAAGATGGAACCGAAGTAATTCTTTACGCCATTGAAGGTGGGGGACACACCTGGCCTGACGGCTGGCAATATTTACCAGAAAGAGTTGTTGGTAAAACAAGCAAGGATATAGATGCAAATGAGGTCATATGGAATTTTTTCAAGAAACATATGAGATAA